The Haloarcula laminariae genomic sequence TCATGACAGCCCCGCTAATACCGCTACAGGGTTTCCTCGCCGGCAGCGTCTTCGTGTTCGTCACGATGGTGTTGCTGGTGCTGGCCATCGCTGTAGCGTACTCCAGCGTCGTCATCATCCGCCCGTACCAGAAAGGTGCCTACACCGTCCTGGGGACCTACCGCGGCATCCTCGACCAGGGGATTCACTTCATCTACCCCTTCGTCTCGGATGTCACCCGCTTCGACATGCGGACCCAGACGCTGGACGTGCCCCGACAGGAAGCTATCACCCGCGACAACTCGCCCGTCACCGCCGACGCCGTCGTCTACATCAAGGTGATGGACCCCAAGAAGGCGTTCCTCGAAGTCGACAACTACGAGCGCGCCGTCTCCAACCTCGCCCAGACCACCCTCCGCGCCGTCCTGGGCGACATGGAGCTCGACGACACGCTCAACAAACGAGGGGAGATAAACTCCCGTATCCGACGAGAGCTGGACGAGCCCACCGACGAGTGGGGTGTCCGGGTCGAGAGCGTGGAGGTCCGCGAGGTCAACCCCTCGAAGGACGTCCAGCAGGCGATGGAGCAACAGACCTCCGCCGAGCGGAAACGCCGCGCCATGATTCTGGAAGCGCAGGGTGAACGCCGCTCCGCCATCGAGACCGCCGAAGGTGACAAGCAGTCCAACATCATCCGCGCCCAGGGTGAGAAGCAGAGCCAGATTCTGGAAGCGCAGGGTGACGCTATCTCGACCGTCCTCCGTGCCAAATCCGCCGAATCGATGGGCGAGCGCGCCATCATCGACAAGGGGATGGAGACGCTGGAAGGGATGGGTCAGTCCGAATCGACGACGTTTGTCCTGCCCCAGGAGCTCACCTCGCTGGTGGGCCGCTACGGCAAGCACCTCCAGGGGTCGGACGTCAAGGAGAACGGCCACGCCCTCGAAGCCCTCGATTTCACCGAGGAGACCCGGGAGATGCTCGGGCTCGACGACATCGAGGAGATACTCGGCCAGATAGACGAGGAGGCCGAGGTCGACGTCGAGGCCATGGAGGAGGAGGCCCAGAAGATAAAACACGGGAAAGACGCCGGTGTCGACAGCGCCGACGAGATGATAGAGCAGATGGACGCCGAGATAGACGGCGGCGTCGGCGGCGAGACGGACATCGCCGGCGGCCCGGACGACACCGGTGGCGACGGCGATACCGGCGGCGACGGTGACAGCGAAACTGGTACATAAACGGACCCGAAGCCGTTTTATAGCGTAACTCCCTGACAAGACGTATGACCGGCGACGAGGGGGTCGACGAGGACAAGCGAGCGACGTTACGCCGCTTTGCCGCCCTCGGCGCCGCCAGCCCCTTCGTCGGTCTGGCCAGCGGTGACAGCCAGAGCGACACCCCGGACGCCATCGCGGGCTACGTCTCGGCCCGCCCGGGGACGCACTTCTCGAAGCTTCGGGACGACCTCCAACTGGGCACCGGCGAGGCCCAGCACCACCTCCACCGGCTGGAGACGGAGGGCGCGGTCGCCTCCCGGAAGGACGGCGACTACCGCCGCTACTTCCCGGCCGACCAGTTCAGCGAGTTCGAGCAGGTGACGCTTGGCTACCTGCGACGGTCGACTCCCCGCGGGATGCTCGTCGCCCTCCTCCGGGACCCCTCGGTGACGGCCTCGGAGCTTGCGACCGGGCTCTCGGTGTCCCGGCCCACGATAAGTAAACACGCGAACGACCTGGAGGCGGCGGGGCTCCTCTCGCGGGACGACGGCTACGCCGTCGCCGAGCCCGAGACCGTCCTGACGCTGCTGATTCGGTACGCCGACTCCTTCGGCGACGGCGCCGCACAGCTCGCCGCCGACGCCGATTCCTTGCTGCGCTACGACCCCTGAACCGGCTGTTACGGCCGCGTCTTCAGGCCTCGACCATCCACGTCGTCGACGAGGAGTAGCCCCACTTCTCCACGTCGACGCTGTAGTCCCCGTCCGCGATGGTGGTCATGTTCGTCCCCACTTCCTTGGCCGAGAGGCCCAGCTCCTCCCCGATGAGCCGCGACTTGAAGTAGGTCTGCTCGTCGGCGTTTGCCTGCAGGTACTCGAGGATGCGTCGCTGTTTCTCCGAGAGCGGGGTGTCGGTCGCCTGTGCAGTTGCGCTCATGTACGCAGTAGTTCGAGCGAAACTCCCTTAGGGGGTTTGGTACGGTGGGTTAACC encodes the following:
- a CDS encoding winged helix-turn-helix transcriptional regulator encodes the protein MTGDEGVDEDKRATLRRFAALGAASPFVGLASGDSQSDTPDAIAGYVSARPGTHFSKLRDDLQLGTGEAQHHLHRLETEGAVASRKDGDYRRYFPADQFSEFEQVTLGYLRRSTPRGMLVALLRDPSVTASELATGLSVSRPTISKHANDLEAAGLLSRDDGYAVAEPETVLTLLIRYADSFGDGAAQLAADADSLLRYDP
- a CDS encoding SPFH domain-containing protein, translated to MTAPLIPLQGFLAGSVFVFVTMVLLVLAIAVAYSSVVIIRPYQKGAYTVLGTYRGILDQGIHFIYPFVSDVTRFDMRTQTLDVPRQEAITRDNSPVTADAVVYIKVMDPKKAFLEVDNYERAVSNLAQTTLRAVLGDMELDDTLNKRGEINSRIRRELDEPTDEWGVRVESVEVREVNPSKDVQQAMEQQTSAERKRRAMILEAQGERRSAIETAEGDKQSNIIRAQGEKQSQILEAQGDAISTVLRAKSAESMGERAIIDKGMETLEGMGQSESTTFVLPQELTSLVGRYGKHLQGSDVKENGHALEALDFTEETREMLGLDDIEEILGQIDEEAEVDVEAMEEEAQKIKHGKDAGVDSADEMIEQMDAEIDGGVGGETDIAGGPDDTGGDGDTGGDGDSETGT
- a CDS encoding DUF7123 family protein; protein product: MSATAQATDTPLSEKQRRILEYLQANADEQTYFKSRLIGEELGLSAKEVGTNMTTIADGDYSVDVEKWGYSSSTTWMVEA